A window from Gallus gallus isolate bGalGal1 chromosome 5, bGalGal1.mat.broiler.GRCg7b, whole genome shotgun sequence encodes these proteins:
- the MIA2 gene encoding melanoma inhibitory activity protein 2 isoform X6 codes for METAEAVASLPEDMRPRPDLDGFPWELVIAVGIVGAFTIFLFLYRSYQSVRSRLYAGREKQLANKIAELVEEKCKILEKLSLSKKELEDLELSLKDDSVMKELDASLFEETHEKLNKSNLELNQEIENLEKELEGEKSKQSENDKLVAEIQERLESLEKEAKSIQSQVAEAKSTLKVYQINTERLQTSLQDAIEENRQLQESEKQLLQEAEGWGERFSELNEQTKMFESSKADIEEVLKDKESQVKSLTQYLLKMKDWSSAVRDDDDTEDNQWDIDLKGETENGEHLDDQQKRTIKKLIYAAKLNACLKTMETERDQMYSKLSDESKAKGELTERIENLQSEQVSLQSENERLESEVQKLQQKLKVMTELYQENEMKLHRKLTVEERERLQKEEKLSKVDEKITHAAEELNSYRQRAKDLEEELERTIRSYQNQITSHEKKAHDNWLTARAAERQLNDIRKENAHNRQKLTEAEFKLDLLEKDPYALDVPVRPFREHSPYGPSPMGRPSSETRAFLSPPTLLEGPLRLSPMLPGAGGGRGSRGPGSTVMYEASNERGDMSSDRLTDPHRPPSDTGSLSPPWDRERRIILPPSGEPYTDSVLPPRRQERFFPNPPNTGRLSGPAELRTYNMQSFEKIDGQTSSENSPLTEPTGNEMKDHSNLSNSLPDQLLASESEAVSSGFGPPPFPPVRPPTMPMDPRGPFMRRPPFPPPPPAGIYGPRECFPVRDLGLPRPPLPMRNPFPMRSFPHYPPQRPEFLPPPPPPENRIESPQSNTSATEQPEPQQET; via the exons ATGGAAACGGCGGAG GCTGTGGCATCGCTGCCTGAAGACATGAGACCCAGGCCTGATCTCGATGGTTTCCCTTGGGAACTGGTGATCGCTGTCGGCATCGTTGGAGCCTTCACAATTTTCCTGTTCCTGTATAGAAGTTATCAGTCG gttAGAAGTCGACTTTATGCAG gaagggaaaaacagcTTGCCAATAAAATTGCTGAACTAGTTGAAGAGAAGTGCAAAATTCTTGAGAAACTCAGCCTTAGCAAAAAAGAG ttggaaGATTTAGAATTGTCTCTAAAGGATGACAGCGTTATGAAAGAATTAGATGCATCTCtttttgag GAAAcacatgaaaaactgaacaaatcAAACTTGGAACTCAACCAAGAAATAGAGAATCTGGAAAAGgaactggaaggagaaaaatccaAGCAATCAGAAAATGATAAATTg gtGGCTGAAATTCAAGAAAGACTGGAATCTTTGGAGAAAGAAGCAAAGTCTATCCAATCACAAGTTGCTGAG gcCAAGTCCACCCTAAAAGTGTATCAGATTAATACAGAGAGACTGCAGACATCTCTTCAAGATGCAATAGAGGAAAACCGGCAGCTTCAGGAGAGTGAGAAACAG CTTTTACAAGAAGCTGAAGGATGGGGTGAGCGATTCAGTGAACTAAATGAACAAACGAAGATGTTTGAATCGTCTAAAGCAGATATAGAAGAAGTACTGAAAGATAAAGAGAGTCAAGTCAAG TCACTGACACAGTACTTGTTAAAGATGAAAGACTGGAGTTCAGCAGTCAGAGATGACGATGACACTGAAGATAACCAGTGGGACATTGATTTAAAGggtgaaacagaaaatggagagCATTTAG ATGATCAGCAAAAACGAACCATAAAGAAATTGATCTATGCTGCAAAG TTAAATGCTTGTTTGAAGACcatggaaacagaaagagatCAAATGTATTCAAAATTGTCTGATGAAAGTAAAGCTAAGGGAGAACTTACAG AGCGTATAGAAAACCTCCAAAGTGAACAAGTTTCCTTACAGTCTGAAAATGAACGTTTGGAAAGCGAGGTTcaaaagctgcagcagaaacTTAAAGTTATGACTGAGCTttatcaagaaaatgaaatgaaactacACAG aaaactGACAGTAGAAGAGAGAGAACGCctacaaaaagaagaaaagctttctaAAGTAGATGAGAAAATTACTCATGCTGCTGAAGAACTGAACAGCTACAG ACAGCGAGCAAAAGATCTGGAAGAAGAGCTAGAACGAACCATTCGCTCTTATCAGAATCAG ATAACTTCACATGAGAAGAAAGCTCACGATAACTGG CTGACAGCTCGTGCAGCTGAAAGACAACTCAATGatataagaaaggaaaatgctcaTAACAGACAAAA ATTAACTGAAGCAGAATTTAAACTAGACCTTTTAGAAAAAGATCCTTATGCTCTTGATGTTCCGGTTAGACCATTCAGAG AGCATTCCCCATATGGACCCTCACCAATGGGCCGGCCTTCATCTGAAACaagagcttttctttcccctccaaCTTTATTGGAGGGTCCTTTAAGGCTTTCACCTATGCTTCCaggtgcaggaggaggaagag GATCTAGAGGACCAGGATCTACTGTCATGTATGAAGCCAGTAATGAACGAGGAGACATGAGTTCTGATAGATTAACTGATCCCCACAGACCACCATCAGATACCGGATCCCTGTCTCCTCCCTGGGACAGAGAACGCAGGATAATTCTGCCTCCATCAG GTGAGCCTTATACTGATTCAGTTCTTCCTCCTCGAAGACAAGAAAGGTTTTTCCCTAACCCTCCAAATACTGGAAGACTTTCTGGACCAGCAGAGCTGCGGACTTACAATATGCAGTCTTTTGAGAAGATAG ATGGGCAAACATCTTCAGAAAATAGCCCACTAACCGAACCAACTGGAAATGAGATGAAAGATCATTCTAATCTTAGC AACTCTCTCCCTGATCAGCTGCTGGCATCTGAAAGTGAAGCAGTCAGCTCAGGGTTTGGTCCTCCACCTTTCCCTCCAGTCAGACCTCCAACGATGCCTATGGATCCCCGAGGACCCTTCATGAGACGacccccttttcctccccctccccctgctGGCATCTACGGACCACGTGAATGTTTTCCAGTACGAGACTTGGGGCTTCCACGCCCTCCTTTGCCAA TGAGAAATCCATTTCCCATGAGATCCTTTCCTCACTATCCACCTCAGCGACCTGAATTCTTGCCTCCACCCCCACCTCCTGAAAACAGAATTGAGTCACCTCAGTCAAATACATCGGCCACAGAACAACCGGAACCACAGCAAGAGACTTGA